The nucleotide window ccagggGACCAGGTATTTTTCACCTAATCAACagcttagatggaaaataaacattacagtgagccctaataAGATTTCAACATTggttgtcattatccccactgctttttgtggtgtggtccacgtgtgatcttgatctacttcatcttttgtctcatgccctaaaatcagttgGAAATATGtttgcacggtgtggatataaaatatcaCTGGGCCCCAATTGTACCACTGTGGTTGATGGATCTGGTACCATTACAGACATATGAAAAGATCAATGTATTACTTTGAAATACATACATTTTCATTGGTCTAAGTGCTGCATTTAGCTATGGGATGCGGATTGCTTAGGAACTcatacgctaagcgtactgagatAACTCCCTGagttccaccgtgatttatatattttatctactccttccatccatCGTAAGAGatagttttagggcttgattttaaaaaatgaagcatatttaaagctcaaatgaaccacaccaagggaaacggtgttaattaaacatctaccgttgaaaatttctagaGGACCactgaagtttcggatcaagcttatatttgtgttttctcttcatccatgtttttgtgatattattaacaggttggatgacaactaAACATCACAGTGCAGcctatcaaggtttcaacggtggaaatcattattcccattgtttccagttgtatggtccacttgagctctatgtatacttcaattttggtctcaacccttaaatgatctgacaaaatggatggacggcgtggataaaccacatacattcacggtgggcccaacagagtttactccatACGATgagagcgtattgagtaactcagtacgcaatccaatttcttaGCTATGTGTACGTTGAAATTTATAACATGGGTCACACTGACAAGGAAAATGGGTCCCACGGACATggagaaaacaccaatatcagcttgattcaaaactttcatgacctcaagaagattttaatggttggaattcaatccttactgtgtggtccatttaagatttgggtctgcttcatttttgggactgcaatctaaaatgagctggaaaaactgatggacggtgtggatatacaacacatacatcaccgacTTCATGATCTGGGCTGCCCCCACTGATCTGTTACCCAGGCCTCGGCCCTCGCCTAATCCGTTCCCAATGCTGGGAACCCCCACCCAATAAGTGGATTTTTCTGATTGTCAAGGACAGTCTTCGTggtagggaaacggattggctactcccctgccaccagcctggtggctcTTGTTCGTGCTAtgtggcccaaccatgatgtatatgtttcatccattccgttcatccattttttcagatcattttacatgtTGAGCCAAAACTtgagagggatgtaaatctcaggtggaccacaccacaggaaaacaatagtgattggatatctaccattaaaatcctcctaaagcccactgtactgtttatttgacatcccatatgttgattaggtcatacagacccagatgaagggaaaaaacaaatatcagcttgatcgaaaacttttatggcccccaaaaagtttttaatgatccacgttcattcaacactgtttcctgtaaggtagtccatttgagatttcatttctggtctcataccataaaatgatctagaaaaataaatggatggcatggatgaaacacatacatcatggtggggcccacagagcaccgaccatcagccattggctggtggcaggagcagtagccaatccgtttcctcgtgGCAGGGGTCGAGTTTTGGAGGGGTCAGATCCCTTCACGTATAATGGTAGGAATGAGAGCTGTATGCCGGATTGCCCAGTGATCGGTTCTCTATTTCCTTTTCAGATGGATAATCTTGGGTAGATAGTCAGTGAGGCCACAAATCTAACGGTTGGAATATGCGTACATGAAAGCTTTGTGTACCGGGGATGAGTTTTACACTATGGGTCCATCCATTATAAAAGACGTGGGGCACATCTAccccaatctaaaccgtccaaattgcggTTCATCACCGTGGAAGGACCTAAGTTAAAAATTACATTGGAAGAGATCCCTAACCGTATGTTAGGTGGCAATCAAACAGATGATAGTAAATAAAAATGGtcaatggatggatcatggatgtcAACAAGCAAATGGACATTAATTGGACGACCcgtttagggtttcaagggtttTTTTGTCATATATCACGTATGGTGCGGCACACTTAATGAATAGCCTAGATCTGTCACAACTGTAGGTGATGGGGCATGGGCAGGAGTTATGCACGTGTGCCCATGAATCACACTTGTAAAGGTTCTGGgctctcttccttctcttttaacTGTCCTTTTTTCCTATCACGTGGGCCTTACCAGATGAGGTGATCACCCTGTAAAACTTGTGCTGGGCCAGGGCATGTTTGCCATGTACGTTACTGATTAATGCCTGAGACCTTGCACGCATGTGCCTAGGCTCGCGATACACCATTTAATTGGTGGGTAGTTAATGGGATGCAGTATAGGAAATTCCACTTTTACGCTTAAAAAAATTGCAGGCTCGCGATACACCATTTAATTGATGGGTAGTTAATGGAATGCAGTATAGGAAATTTCACTTGTACGTATGAAAAAGTTGGTAGGCTCACGATACACCATTTAATTGGTGGGTAGTTAATAGAATGCAGTATAAGAAACTCCAAAAGGCGGTAGGCggaaaacttttacctacgaaagcaTGCGTAACTAAAACCTTTCACCTACGAAATTTTCGCACCGAAAAAGATTGGGTCGAaagaattttacctacgaaagttttcgtagctaataactGTGTAATACCTTCCTCCCCATGAAATTTTCCGTCGGCACAAACTGTTTTAACGCTTTTACCTCTAAAATTGGTCGTATGTACAAATGTTAACGAAACTTTTTTCTATGAAACGTTGTGTAGGTAAAAACTGTATGCCACTAGTAAGACTTTTTACCAATAAAATTTGACGTAGGTAAAAAGACTTTTACCTCTGAAATTGGTCATACGTACAAATGTTGATGAAACTTTTTTCTATGAAACGTTTTATAGGTAAAAACTGTATCCCATTGGCCAGACTTTTTACCTCTAAAATTTGACGTAGGTAAAAACTGTtgataaaacttttacctacgaaatgattgGTATGTAAAATAATGTGAATGAACCTTGTAggtaaaaatctctctctctctctctctctctctctctctctctctcttcctccaaaAAACAGGcaaaaattcctaatatacaccgattacaatatattttattatatttacattcccatttttccaaacaaacacaaactacatccatccaaacacaaaccacatccatacatacacaaataatcataggtgggcctgattgaatatgtacttgaccaaaaaactttcaaattaaactgttcacATTACTGAGAGCTTAGAATATTCTTAATGTTCAAAGTTAAAACATCAtggatcataggtgggccacaacatagttAAATTTGAAAAGTACGCTTAAATATTGTGCTTAAATTAAAGAAACTTAAAACTTTGTGCTCAGAATATTTTTTTAGTGAACTGACGGTTAGAATGTTTTCTAGTCATCTGTTCCCCTTAGTTGTAACCATCAGCTGACTTGTACATTTTGGTCCATTTGAGGAATCTGTAGTAACATTAAGAACAAGTCAAGCGACCATACATAGTCAGGTGATGTCAATGATAATGACAACAATGATGTTAGCATTTGTATATATGCATCAACCACTATGTACCTCAAGAAGTTCATGATGATTTGGAATTTGTCTTGAATCCGTTGCAGGTAAACAACTTGATATCAATCCCAAAGAGATAGCGGCCGACCATTGTCTGTGCTCATGTTCATACTGAAACAACCATTTCAGTAGAAACTTTGATGTAGTTGATGTTACTGCATGGGCTGATGGAGGCAAAATCTGATGATACCAAAGATGCTTAATGAAATGAGTACGAAGAACTCATTAGTTTTAAAACTAGGCAGAGAAATAAATTCACGAGTGAAAGAGAAACTACATATACACAGTAATTACATCCCTAACAATGGAATTGAAAATGGTtacttaaaataaaatacatgacTAGCCAAATAGGAACAATGAGACTCGTAAACCGGATCATGGAAGAAAAGACGATATGATTTAGAAACAattgcagcacatgcatcacaaGGATCTTTAAACTTTGAAACCTGAAAATTTAATCATGAAATAAGGTGTAAAAGAAGAAATCATAGAATAACTGTagtaaaagaaataagaaaatcaaTGCATAGAACAAAACCTTTATTATCAAAAGTAGAGCATCTAAGCTTGAAATGAATATTTTTATGTAAATGTCTTACAAATGAACCCATGTGAAGTAAATGTGCCATCCATGTTTATGAAAATGGACCCGAATATCCAACGAGATGAGAATCCctctaatgtaaaagatatatgttGTATTCAAAATTATATTCAGGAAATAATTTGAGAAGCTAAAATGTATTGAATCATTCAGCAAGCATTAATGTACCAGCCTGCAATTGGTTGAAGATGTTTACCAAATTTCCATCAACCAAGGCCTTTGCATCCTTCAGCACTTCTACATCTTTCTAATGAACAACCTAGATAAATCAACTACTAGATCACACCATTAAAGACAACCAAATTAAAGGTAATGACAGTCACAATCTAGCAAGCTTTTGGCACAATCAGTTCTACCACATAAACAGAAAATTACACTTAAATACTCGAATGACATCATTGGGCTAATGCTGCCAAAATCAAAGACACATTTGACACTTGTAGAAACAAGTTGCTGTAGGCAGCAATGATAGTCCAGGACTAGACAGAGGGATTGGAACAGAGCACATTGCAAAAAAGAGACTTCACCTCAAAATTGCATTTTAAAATTCGAGGGATATATTTACCTGTAAAGTATTTTTGCAGAGGTAGCTTTCAAGCATAACAACTTTGgcaagatgtgatggttgatatatgtggcatacaagtaacgCAAATTAATCTGTCAGCACCAACTTAGATGCATCATGATCTAGAGATTACCTTAATTTGATTACCAAACTAGCCAATTGGTGGACAAGTATTAGATagttaattttgaaaaaaaaaaatccaactgtTCAACAAATAAGTTTCCGCAAATCAAGGTTAAGATTgttgaatcaatctgattttcagaTTATAACCTCtatctacagtggaccccacaatttgaatggcatAATGAGATAATGCACGTCGTGTTTACAAATCTCTATCTCTAAGTGCCTGTGCATCATGCACCAAACTGTCCTAATTTCACTAGGGCAGAATTGTATAGAAACAACAACCAACTCATTTTGATTTCATTTTAGAGTGCTACGAAACTGAGGATGTGAACCTCATTTTTTCTTTACCCATTTTGGGACTGTTTCATTGTCCTGATTAAAACTCAGATTCTTAAAGTGAAGAGTCTGAAGACCATCCTAGTGAAGGTGATAAGATCAAAATTTATTCTTGGCATCACGTGGTTGATCTTCAAGGCATTTATCCTCATCCCCACTGCTCTTACTGACCACACCAGCAAGAGTAGTGCAATGAATAAACTCATTAGGGGAACAAAATCCCACTGTGCATGTAAGTTGGGGCATGGGTTCTTCACTATGAAGAGATGTTCTGCATATAAGGTAAAGTTCAGGTTCGGTCGGGTTGAGGATTTTCAACTTACACTATGCTGTGGAGAAGGAACAGTTGAACATTTTGAATTATGTTATGGTAACTTGATCTCCACTTCTTTCATATCACAGACACCTGATTCTTTCCATTCATGCAAGCATTTATCGAGCTCTGCTCTGTTGCAAGCACCAAGGTATCAAATCCACCATTTGACCAGTATAGAGTTTAACCTGCATTTTGTAGACATTGTAAGACAATACACCACAAACATCTGAGTTTATTAAAAAGTTGGAGGAAAACTGATATAAAATCCAACATGTACTGTCAAAGAGTATTTTGTTGGCTGATTAGTTTAATCCATCACTGTTAGTAGCACTAGAATCAGTGATGTAAGTACCTTTTCTTCTGGTAGAGCAATGCAAATAGACGATTGGTAAAATGAAGGTGAAAAGGATATCTCAAAGTGTATTCCATCATTAGAAGTTTTAACTAAATATGTTTTGTGCAGACAACCGAGGACAAGGTTTCATCAGAAAACTCACATCCATCTCTGTTTTAGATGCTCCATTTCCAACAGGTGGGAGATCTCCAATTGTATCTCTCACAGTTATTGCATGGAAGGGTGCCCCTCCAGCTGTACTCCTGACGGCAGCAGATTGTACATCCCTTGGTAATGTGATTTTCAGTTCTGGGCCTGCAAAGACATGCATTGGCTCTGGCCACTCTAGGAGTGTCTCTTCTGGAGAAGCTGCCCATATGAATGCTCGTTTCCTAGATTGAGAAACACTAAAGGCCCCAGCCTCTAGAACACCAAATCTCACCTAAAAAGGCACACACAGAAATTATATAGCTACTTtacaagagaaaaagaagaagaagaagaagatcccaAGTACATGCAAAGGGACAATACCTGATAACCCATTTCAAGAAGTGAAGCAAGCGTTAATCAGAATGTCTGGCCTTTGTTAAAAGAAACAAAATGTCTCATGTTTTCTAAAAGAAAAAACTTCGGCCGGAAGTAATCAGCAAAGGACAAAAATGAGTACACTGGGAAATAAGTCTTGTGAGGAAATAAAAAGCTTACTTCATTAATTCAAATTCACCATCAAGTGGTACAAAACTTGACAGTCTTTTCCGAGTTAAACCTTGTCATCATACATTGATGGAAAGTAACATCAATGAGCTCAATCGTCTTTCCACTAAAAGAAGTAGAGCATCTTTCAGGGCCAAGTCACCAAAAGAATTAGGAGAACCTAGCAATTATCAGTTTGTAGCTAAAACAGACCACATATAACAGAGGTAACTGcaaatttgaagaaaaataatCCCTTCAAAAACCAAGTTAGAACACTTATTGCAGAACACGGAGAACAAGTACTGCACTAGTCAGCCAACAAATGTATTTAGCAAAGCTAAAAACTGAACTTCTATTATTAAGCACACTTTACACTCACTTGCAAATCTACCACAATAATAGGAAATGAGAACTAAAACTTTACCAAAAATCATGAGTTTAACCACACAAATTCCGTCAAGCAGACAAACTGTCTCAAAAAACCGAAGGGCTAAGAAGCCACACAATCCCAAAAAAATAAGCAAAAAATGGAGGTTTCCATTCAATTGTTTCTTGCAGCATAAGAGAAAATGGATGACATAAGTTTTGTGGCAAGTATGTAACTAGGCATCTCTCTCTGACTAATGAAGAAACTGTAGATGATATCAAGGATGAGGGAGCAAATAACTCAAAAATTGCATCATCGATTGATACATGCAGCATTTCGTATATGACATGGATGCTTTCCAAAATTCCTGTgaaattcaggaaaaaaaaatctaaaattttccaaaaaaaaaaaaaaacccttctctTAAAAAGCTTCAAAACCATTGTAAAAAACCCTTCTCTTAAAAAGCTTCAAAACCATTGTCCTACAAGGGACCATCCACCTctagagccatgaacagacctgaacaaagagagaagggctagctttgccaacttcaactgctcttgggagtagttaataaactctaaaagatcGAAAATCCAATGTCCTTACACAAATGTGCAAGTCCTAAAACATGGCAAATATCAAACTGGTCATCGCATTTTTTTAGGTTAGTTAGAACTGTGCTTTGACATAATGAGTACACTTGGATATAAGCCACTTCCTAATTACCCACCATTATATCTTTTCCAATTTTTCCAATTATAAAGTTAagtctttagaattttaagaaacaaaactatgtgagattacttcaggatcatttgaattgggggcatctaGATGCACTGGATATTTCAATTACTAGGTATTGCAATGCCTAGATGGTGTAATTGCTAGCAATTATAATGAAACAATGTTTTTTTCTAACACACTAACATCCACAAAGGGTTGGATGTTTCAAACAGACTAATCAAACATATTGGAAATTAatggttcatctattttttttatggaTGAGAATCAATCTTCTAGACTATTCATCAGGCAGTCCCTACAATAGAATATTCCATCTATACAACTATATATTGACCAACAAATGAGATCCAATCTTCTAGACTATTCATCAGGCCATCCACACAAGAAACAATCCCTATTCTACAGGAATTCAatatctataaaataaaaaaattacaactaagaatacaaaattcaaagaagaagaaatcacttGAAATGTATCATAATGCATGAGAAAGGAAATCAAGattttcaaaactcaggtgggccatgaaatATGGTCTTGAAGGTTGAAGGTTTTATGCACTATTTTACATATGGTGTGGCACACCTATGTTTTGGATCAACGCGTACATGATGGATAGATGCTTTTGTAACATGTGCAAGTTGCCAGATGTGGGTT belongs to Magnolia sinica isolate HGM2019 chromosome 8, MsV1, whole genome shotgun sequence and includes:
- the LOC131253853 gene encoding DNA (cytosine-5)-methyltransferase 1B-like; translated protein: MGYQVRFGVLEAGAFSVSQSRKRAFIWAASPEETLLEWPEPMHVFAGPELKITLPRDVQSAAVRSTAGGAPFHAITVRDTIGDLPPVGNGASKTEMDVKLYTGQMVDLIPWCLQQSRAR